GGCGCCCGGCGCGATCGGCGCACCGCCAACCCAGGCTGCCAGGCCGCCGAGAACCGCGAGCGCCACCAGCGAGGCGGCCGCGACCGTGGGAATCAGCAGTGAAGCCGGCGTCAGTGCGATGGCGAGAAGAGGCACGGCAGCGCCGGCCGAGAAGCTGCAGGCCGAGGCGAAGGCAGCCTGCATCGGTCGCGGGCGCATGGCCTGCGAGATGCCGAGCTCGTCGCGCGCGTGAGCGCCCAGCGGGTCGTGCGCCATCAACTGCACTGCCACTTCGCGGGCCAGCACCGGATCGAGGCCGCGCCGGACATAGATCCCGGCGAGCTCCTGGCGTTCGCCTTCGACGTCGGCGTTGAGTTCGGTGCGTTCGCGCTCGAGTTCTGCCCGCTCGCTGTCGGCCTGCGAGCGCACCGACACGTATTCGCCCGCCGCCATCGACATGGCACCGGCGGCGAGCCCGGCCAGCCCGGCGACGAGGATGCTCTGCTGCGTCGCCTGCGCTGCTGCCACGCCGACGACCAGGCTCGCCGTCGAAACGACCCCGTCGTCGGCGCCGAGCACGGCCGCGCGCAGCCAGCCGATGCGATCCGTGTAATGCCGTTCGCGATGGCGCCGCACAGGACGACCCTGAACTTGGCGATGCTGACAGCCGGCGCCTGCGTTCAGGCAATGCGCAGCTGCGCGAGCGAAGCCTTCGCCGCGCCGCCGCCGATGTCGGGCGTGATCGCAAGTTCGAGCACCGTAACGCCAGCGAGCTGCACGCGGTGATCCTCAGTCTCGGTGGTCGCGCCGCTCGGACTGAAGTTCCACTGCTGCCGCACGATGTCGCGGAAGGACTGACCGCCATCGGCAGACCAGCGCAGCACGTACTCCTGTGTCCGCTCCACCTCGGTCTCCACGAAGTCGACCCGGATCCAGCGCAGCCGCTGTGGGTGATCGAAGAGAACGCGGATCGTCTGCCGGCCGGCTTCGGCCGCGCGCCAACCGGCGCCCTTGCCGGGAATCAGTGCGGCGTCGATGGGGTGGGCCGGATCTTCGGACGTGATCTCCACCTCCGCCAGATCTTCCACGTTCAGCCAGTCCTGCTCCGGCGGGACGGCGCCCTGCCGGGATTCGGTGATCATTC
Above is a genomic segment from Betaproteobacteria bacterium containing:
- a CDS encoding VIT family protein, which encodes MRRHRERHYTDRIGWLRAAVLGADDGVVSTASLVVGVAAAQATQQSILVAGLAGLAAGAMSMAAGEYVSVRSQADSERAELERERTELNADVEGERQELAGIYVRRGLDPVLAREVAVQLMAHDPLGAHARDELGISQAMRPRPMQAAFASACSFSAGAAVPLLAIALTPASLLIPTVAAASLVALAVLGGLAAWVGGAPIAPGAIRVTFWGALAMAVTAGVGMLFGTPP
- a CDS encoding carbohydrate-binding protein; its protein translation is MRKRMITESRQGAVPPEQDWLNVEDLAEVEITSEDPAHPIDAALIPGKGAGWRAAEAGRQTIRVLFDHPQRLRWIRVDFVETEVERTQEYVLRWSADGGQSFRDIVRQQWNFSPSGATTETEDHRVQLAGVTVLELAITPDIGGGAAKASLAQLRIA